The genomic region ACCCCGTACGCCTTCGTTGCGGCCTTCAGGTCGTCGATGATCTGCAGGTTCGCGTCGAAGACCTGGAGCCCGGCGTAGTCGTCGACCGGGTGCGTGAAGCGTCCGTCCTTGCCGACCGGCATCACCGCCTCGATGCCCTCGCGGTCGGTGACCTCCTTGTCGACCTCACCGAAGGCGCCGGCGGTGTGCACCAGCCCGGTGCCGTCGGTGGTGGTGACGGCGTCGTCGGCGGCGACCACGCGGAAGGCGTTCGCGTGGCCCACGAAGTAGGAGAAGGGCGGGGTGTAGGTGCGCCCGACCAGGTCGGCGCCGCGGTAGCGGCCCAGCACCTCGATGTCGTCGGTCGAGCCCGTCGAGGTCAGCTCCTTGGCATACGACGCCAGCCGGGCCTCGGCGAGCAGGTAGCGCGCCGTGGTGTCGGTGCCCGGCACGCCGGCCTCCACGACGACGTACTCGATCTCGGAGCCGACCATCACCGCGAGGTTGGAGGTCAGGGTCCACGGGGTCGTGGTCCAGATCAGCAGGTGGGCGCCGTCGAGGACCTCGTCGTCGCCGGTCGCGTCGAGCGCGTAGCCGACGGTGACCGCGGGGTCCTGGCGGTTCTGGTAGACGTCGTCGTCCATGCGCAGCTCGTGGTTCGACAGCGGCGTCTCGTCGTTCCAGCAGTAGGGCAGCACCCGGAAGCCCTCGTAGACCAGGCCCTTCTCGTGCAGCTGCGAGAACGCCCACATGACCGACTCCATGTAGTCGGGGTTCATGGTGCGGTAGTCGTTGTCGAAGTCGACCCAGCGCGCCTGGCGAGTCACGTAGTCGCGCCACTCGCCGGTGTAGGTCATCACCGACTCGCGACAGGCGTCGTTGAACTTGTCGATGCCCATCTCGACGATCTCGTCGGTGGTCTTGATGCCGTTGAGGCGCATCGCCTCGAGCTCGGCGGGCAGGCCGTGGGTGTCCCAGCCGAAGCGGCGCTCGACGCGACGCCCGCGCATCGTCTGGTAGCGCGGGATCAGGTCCTTGACGTAGCCGGTGAGCAGGTGGCCGTAGTGCGGCAGCCCGTTGGCGAACGGCGGGCCGTCGTAGAAGACGAACTCGTTCTCGCCGTGCTCCCCCGCGTCGCGCTGGTCGATGCTCGCCTGGAAGGTGCCGTCGGCGGCCCAGTAGGCCAGCACCCGCTCCTCGATCTCGGGGAAGCGCGGGCTCGACGGGACGGCGCTCGCGGCGCTGTCGGGACCGTCGGGGTGAGTGGAGACCTTCGGGTAGGTCACGGCTGCTCCTGGGGTACGTCGGTCGTCGGGGCCTGCTGCCACGAGGACGACTCCCCTGCCGGGGTCCGCGGTACCACCTCGCTTGCCTCCGCGATCGCGCTGCGGAGGCCGCTCGTTGCGGGCTGTGACGGGCCTACCCGTCCGGTTCTACTGAGCCCCGCTTCGCCCGTTGGTCGAGCTCGTCGAGACCGTTCTTCCGGAGGCTCGCCGCTGATGACGGCTCAGACGCCTGTGCCGACGATCGTACGCCGCCGCCCCGGCCGCCCCGCAATCCGATCGCGACCCGGCCCGAACTTCCCGCCGACCCGGCCCGAACTTCCCCCCGACCCGGCCCGAACTTCCCGCCCACCCGGCCCGAACTTCCCGCCGACCCGGCCCGAACTTCTCCTTGAGTCGGCCCGAACCGACCGTTCAGTGCGGCTCGAGCCAGGCCAGCACCCGCTGCGCTGCCTCGTCGGGGGTGAGCGCGGCGTTGTCGAGGCGCAGGTGCTCGACGTCGGCCAGCAGCTCGTCGGCCAGGGTCGGCTCGAGCGGGTCGGTGTTCATCCGGAGCCGCTGCTCCATGTCGCGCAGGTTCGAGTCCGACCACACCAGGTCGGCCTTCGAGGGTTTCGCCGCGATCCGGTCGGCGCCGCCGTTGCGGCCCAGCCTCGTCTCGAGGTCGGCGTACAGCTCGACCCAGCGCACGGGGAGCCCGGCCTCGCGGTAGGGCGCGACCATCTGGCCCACCAGGTCGGCCTCCACGGGGTCGTCGACGCCCCACACGAGAGTGAAGACCAGCCTCAGCCCGTGCTCGACCGCCTCCTCGAGCACCCGCCGGCGGAACTCCAGCGTGAGCCGCTCGAACGACGTCGTCCCGTGCCCGAACACCTCCAGCAGCGGCTCGACCGTGTGGTGGTTGTGGAAGAGCCGGAAGTCGCTGCGCGCGCAGATGGCGCGACCCACCGTCATCTTGCCCACCGCGGGCGGGCCGGTGATCAGCAGCAGCTCTCCGGTCATGGCCGGACCGTACGTCGCCCCGGCACGCTGCGCGAGCAGGTTCGCGCCGGGTCGGCGGGAGATCCAGGCCGGGTCAGCGCGAAGTATGGGCCGGGTCGGCGGGAGATCCAGGCCGGGTCAGCTCGGGGTGAGGACGTCGTCGGGCACCACGGTGAGGCCGTGGGCGTGGGCGGCGTCGAGCAGGCGGCGGCGTACGTCGGCGTGGACGGCCGCCGGCAGCTCCTCGAGCACGATGCGGCGCACCGCCCCGTGGCGGAAGGCGGGAGTGCCGTCGGGGGTGTGCACCAGCAGGCCCGACTCGACGGCCCGCGCGAGGGGGGCGGGGCCCACGGCGTCCTCGACCACGCCGGCGGGCACCGGGGCGCCGGCGACGGCGCTGACCCCGACGGCCAGCAGGGCCAGCGGGTCGAGCGCCGCTAGGCGACGGTGCACCGAGGCGGTGAGGGCATGAGCCAGCCCGGGGGCGTGGTCGGTGGGGTCGGGGGCCGCGCCCGCGGCGGCGAACTCGGCACGCAGCTCGGGGTCGTCGAGGATCGCCCGCAGCACCGCGGGGTTGCCGGCGCTGGCACGGTGGTAGGCCGAGACCAGCCCCGAGGCGTTCGTGAGCTTCTCGCCCAGCGCGTCGCCGACCACGTCGGCCACACCGGCGCGCTCGAGGGAGCCCAGCTCGACGAGCGTGCACTCGTTGGCGCCGGAGACCTCGGGCACGGCGGAGTGCGCCCCGGCCAGCAGCGGCGCCCGGGAGCGGTGGCAGCGGCGCACCACCTCGGCGCGCTGCGCGGGGTCGCACAGGTCGGCGTCGTCGAGCACCACCAGGACCTTGTCGCGACCGGCGAGCATCGGCTCGAGGTCGTCGACCAGCTCGAGGGTCGAGCCGGCCCAGGGCCGCGGGCGCAACCGGCCCACGCGCACGCCCTCGGTGGCCGCGCGGCGCGCGACCTCGTCGAGGATCGTGCTGACGCCGGCACCAGGGCGGCCGCGCACGACGGCGGGGCGCACCTCGCGCACCACGACCTCGAGGATCGCCAGCTCGCGGTTGCGGCCGCGCACCAGCAGCGGTGCGGAGGTGCGAGCGCGGGTGGTGGAGGACATCGGGCGATCCCTCCGGTCGACGTACGGCGCAGGGCGCCGACCCGCTCCCCCCGAGCAGGTAGACCCAGCGTAGGCCCTGCGCAGATCGCTGCCAATGGCCTGCGACACATGAGTGCACGGTCGTCCACCAGCGGGGAGGGTGCCGCGAGGTCGCACGGACTTTCCTAGGCTGGGCCCCGTGACCGCCAACGACGCCGCCCCCACGACCACCACCCCCGCCCGCACCACGGGTCCTGCCTGGGGCCACGGCCTGGCCACCGTCACGGCCGACGGCACCGTGCTCGACACCTGGTTCCCCGAGCCGCGGCTGGGCGCCCGCCCCGACGAGGAGGAGCACGCCCCCAAGGCGCTGCTCGACCTCGAGGGCAGCGACCACGCGCGCGGGGTACGCCGCGAGGTGCGCCTGGTCGAGATCGCCGACCTGCAGCAGCCCCCGGCCGACACCGCCGACGTCTGGCTGCGCCTGCACCTGCTCTCCCACCGCCTGGTGCGCCCCCACGGCGTCTCGATGGACGGCGTCTTCGGCAAGCTGACCAACGTCGTGTGGACCTCCGCCGGCCCGTGCGCGGTGGAGGACTTCGAGCTGGCCCGGGCCCGGATGAAGGCCGGCGGCACCCACGTCGCGGTCTACGGCATCGACAAGTTCCCGCGGATGACCGACTACGTCGCCCCGACCGGGGTGCGCATCGCCGACGCCGACCGGGTGCGCCTGGGCGCCCACCTGGCCGAGGGCACCACCGTCATGCACGAGGGCTTCGTGAACTTCAACGCCGGCACCCTGGGCTCCTCGATGGTCGAGGGCCGGATCTCGGCCGGCGTCGTCGTCGGCGAAGGCAGCGACATCGGCGGCGGCGCCTCGATCATGGGCACCCTGTCGGGCGGCGGCACCGCGGTCATCTCGATCGGCGAGCGCTGCCTGCTGGGCGCCAACGCCGGCATCGGCATCTCGCTGGGCGACGACTGCGTCGTCGAGGCCGGCTGCTACGTCACCGCCGGCACCAAGGTCACCATGGCCGACCCCGAGGGCGGCGAGGCCCGGGTGGTCAAGGCCGCCGACCTCTCCGGCGCCGACAACGTGCTCTTCCGCCGCAACTCGGTCTCCGGCGCCGTCGAGGCCGTGGCGTGGAAGGGCGAGGGCATCGCCCTCAACGCCGACCTGCACGCCAACTGAGCCAGCAGCACACCCAGCCGCCGAGCCGGCCGCTGACCCAGCCGCCCACCCGGCTCAGCGTCCTCTTGGGGTCGTCGCGGACGATGTCCCCATGAGGAAGCTCGTCCCCGCCGTCGCGATCACCCTGGCCCTGGCCGGGGTGGTCGCGCTCGGCGTGTGGGTCGTGCTCGACCGGGCCGGCGTGGTCTTCACCAGCCGCACCTGCACCGCCAGCGTCGACGGGCTCGACGTCGAGCTGACCGCACAGCAGGCCGAGAACGCGGGGCTGATCGCCGCGATCGGCGTACGCCGCGGCCTGCCGGCGCGCGCGGTCTCGATCGCGCTGGCCACCGCCTACCAGGAGTCGAAGATCCTCAACCTCGACTCCGGCGACCGCGACTCGCTGGGCATCTTCCAGCAGCGCCCCTCGCAGGGCTGGGGCACCGAGCAACAGCTGCAGGACCCCGTCTACGCCACCAACGCCTTCTACGACGCCCTGGTCGAGGTCGCCGGCTACCGCGAGATGGAGGTGACCGAGGCCGCCCAGGCCGTGCAGCGCTCCGGCTTCCCCGACGCCTACGCCGACCACGAGGCCGACGCGCGGGTGCTCGCCTCGGCGCTGACCGGCAACTCACGCGCCGCCCTGAGCTGCGAGGTGCCGGGCAGCGCCGACGAGGTCAACCCCGAGCTGCGCGAGGTCGGGCTGACCTTCCGCGCCGACCAGCTGCGCAAGGACGTCACCTCGGTCTTCGGCGAGGTGTCGCTGGGCGGCTACGCCCCCGGCGGGGTCAGCTCGGGCCACCAGGAGGGCTCGGCGCACTACGAGGGCCGCGCGGTCGACATCTTCGTGCGCCCGGTCTCGGAGCCCAACAAGGTGCGCGGCTGGGCGATCGCGCACTACCTGGTCACCCAGGCCGAGCGGCTCTCGGTGGCCACCGTGATCTTCGACGGCCGGATCTGGACGGCCCGCCGCTCGGGCCAGGGCTGGCGCGACTACGACGTCGACACCTCCGACGTCTCCGAGGCGACCGCCGCGATCCTCGAGCACCGCGACCACGTGCACGTCGACGTCTTCGCCTGACCCCTGGTCGAGCCCCCGGCACTCGGGGACCCCATCCGGGGTATTCCCGATGCGCGAGCAGGCCCGGCGCTGCCAGACTCCGAGCATGCCCGAGACCAGCGCTCCCGAGCCCCGTACCTCGCCCCGCACCGAGCCCGCCGCCAGCGCCCGCGCGCTGACCAAGGTGTACGGCGCCGACCAGGCGCAGGTGCGCGCCCTCGACGGGGTCGACGTCGACCTGCAGCGCGGTGAGTTCACCGCGATCATGGGCCCCTCGGGCTCGGGCAAGTCGACCCTGATGCACTGCCTGGCGGCGCTCGACACCCCCACCGGCGGCGAAGTGGTCGTCGACGGCACCTCGCTGGGCGGGCTCAAGGACAAGGACCTCACCACGCTGCGGCGCGAGAAGGTCGGCTTCGTCTTCCAGGCCTTCAACCTGATCCCGACCCTGACCGCCCGCGAGAACATCCTGCTGCCGCTCGACCTGGCCGGGCGCAAGCCCGACCAGGAGTGGTTCGACGAGGTCGTCGACGCGGTGGGGCTGCGCCCCCGGCTGGGCCACCGGCCCAGCGAGATGTCGGGCGGCCAGCAGCAGCGGGTGGCCTGCGCCCGCGCGCTGGTCAGCCGGCCCGCGATCGTCTTCGCCGACGAGCCGACCGGCAACCTCGACTCCACCAGCTCCGCGGAGGTGCTGGGCTTCCTGCGCCGCAGCGTCGACGAGCTCGCGCAGACGGTCGTGATGGTCACCCACGACCCGGTGGCGGCGTCGTACACCGACCGGATCCTGTTCCTGGCCGACGGCCGCATCGTCGACGAGCTGCGCGAGCCCGACCGCGAGTCGGTGCTGGAGCGGATGGGTCGCCTGCAGAGCGCCGCCGTGCCGCCCCAGGCGGGCTGAGCCGTGTTCCGACTGACCTGGCGCAGCCTGCTGGCGCGCAAGGCGCGGCTGGCGATGAGCACCCTGGCGATCGTGCTGGGCATCGGCTTCCTGGGCGGCGTGCTGACCTTCAGCAGCGGCCTGTCCACGACGTTCAACGGCATCATCGAGGGCTCGACGTCCGACGGGCTGGTGCGCCCCGCGGGCACGGCGTCGTTCGAGGCGGTGGGGGCCGGCTCGACGGCCACCGTCTCCCCCGACGAGGTCGCGGCCCTCGAGGCGCTGCCCGAGGTGGCGCGCGCCGACGGCAGCGTCGACGGCCTGGGCCTCTACGTCCTCGACCCCGACGACAAGCTCGTCGGCACCGGCGGCGCGCCGACCCTGGCCTTCAACTACGCCGCGAGCCCCAACATGGCCGGCGAGCCGATCCTGGTGCTCGACGGCGGGCGCTGGCCCGAGGCCGACGGCGAGATCGCGCTCGACACCGCGGCCGCCGAGAACGCCGGCTACGAGCTGGGCGACCTGGTCACCGTCATCCCGCCGGGAATCATCGGCTCGGGACCCATCACCCGCGAGCTCGAGCTGGTCGGCCTGGCCGGCTTCAACGGCGGCGCCGGCACCGCCGGCAGCACCCTGGTGATCTTCTCCACCGACGGCGCCCAGGAGATGTTCCTGGGCGGCGAGGACGTCTTCACCTCGGTGACGCTGACCGCCGCCGCGGGCGTCACCCAGGCCGAGCTGGTCGAGGCCGCGGACGCGGTGCTGCCCGCGGGCTACGAGGCGGTCACCGGTGACGAGGTGGCGCAGGAGTCGCAGTCGTCGGTCGGGGAGTTCCTCGGCTTCATCGACATCTTCCTGGGCACCTTCGCGGTGATCGCGGTCATCGTCGGCGGCTTCATCATCGCCAACACCTTCTCCATCCTGGTCGCCCAGCGGGTGCGCGAGCTGGCGCTGCTGCGCGCCCTGGGCGCCAGCCGGGTGCAGGTACGCCGCTCGGTGCTGCTCGAGGCGGGGCTCACCGCCCTGGTCGGCTCGACGCTCGGCCTGGTGCTCGGCCTGGGCCTGGCCCGCGGCCTGGCAGCGCTCTTCGGCAGCTTCGGCCTGGAGATCAACGGCGCGGTGCTGACCCTGACGCCGGGCACGATCGCGGCGGCGTACGCCGTCGGGCTGGGCGTGACGCTGCTGTCGGCCTACCTGCCGGCGCGGCGCGCCTCGCGGGTGGCCCCCGTCGCGGCGATGCGCGAGGAGTCCGCCACCCCCGAGCAGGGCCTGGCCCGGCGCACCGCCGTCGGGGTGGTGCTGCTGGTGCTCGGCGCGGGCGCGGCTGCCGCCGGCGTGGTCGGCGCCCCCGGCAACGACGCGCTGTGGATCGGCGCCGGCGCGGTGGTGTGGGTGCTGACCGCGGCCGCGATCAGCCCGGTGCTGGGCCGCCCGGTGCTGCTCGGCGCGCGGCGGGTCTTCAGCGGCCTCTTCGGCACAACCGGCCGCCTGGCCGGCGACAACGCGCTGCGCAACCCGAGGCGAACCGGCGCGACCGCCTCGGCGCTGATGATCGGGCTGACCCTGGTCTCGGCGGTCGGGGTGCTGGCCGCGTCGATGGCCGCCTCGACCGACAAGCTCGTCGACGACCAGTTCGAGGCCGACTTCCTGGTGCAGTCACCGGTCTTCGGCAGCTTCCCGGTCGTGATCGGCGACCAGATGGCCCAGGTCGACGGGGTGGCGGTGCTGGCGCGCCAGCAGGGCGTGCTGGCCACGCTCGGCGACGACGAGGAGCCGACGTACATCGTGGCCGCCGACGACGCCTTCGGCGACGTCTACGACCTCACGCTCGCCGAGGGTGCG from Nocardioides salarius harbors:
- the dapD gene encoding 2,3,4,5-tetrahydropyridine-2,6-dicarboxylate N-succinyltransferase, producing MTANDAAPTTTTPARTTGPAWGHGLATVTADGTVLDTWFPEPRLGARPDEEEHAPKALLDLEGSDHARGVRREVRLVEIADLQQPPADTADVWLRLHLLSHRLVRPHGVSMDGVFGKLTNVVWTSAGPCAVEDFELARARMKAGGTHVAVYGIDKFPRMTDYVAPTGVRIADADRVRLGAHLAEGTTVMHEGFVNFNAGTLGSSMVEGRISAGVVVGEGSDIGGGASIMGTLSGGGTAVISIGERCLLGANAGIGISLGDDCVVEAGCYVTAGTKVTMADPEGGEARVVKAADLSGADNVLFRRNSVSGAVEAVAWKGEGIALNADLHAN
- a CDS encoding ABC transporter ATP-binding protein is translated as MPETSAPEPRTSPRTEPAASARALTKVYGADQAQVRALDGVDVDLQRGEFTAIMGPSGSGKSTLMHCLAALDTPTGGEVVVDGTSLGGLKDKDLTTLRREKVGFVFQAFNLIPTLTARENILLPLDLAGRKPDQEWFDEVVDAVGLRPRLGHRPSEMSGGQQQRVACARALVSRPAIVFADEPTGNLDSTSSAEVLGFLRRSVDELAQTVVMVTHDPVAASYTDRILFLADGRIVDELREPDRESVLERMGRLQSAAVPPQAG
- a CDS encoding ABC transporter permease, translating into MFRLTWRSLLARKARLAMSTLAIVLGIGFLGGVLTFSSGLSTTFNGIIEGSTSDGLVRPAGTASFEAVGAGSTATVSPDEVAALEALPEVARADGSVDGLGLYVLDPDDKLVGTGGAPTLAFNYAASPNMAGEPILVLDGGRWPEADGEIALDTAAAENAGYELGDLVTVIPPGIIGSGPITRELELVGLAGFNGGAGTAGSTLVIFSTDGAQEMFLGGEDVFTSVTLTAAAGVTQAELVEAADAVLPAGYEAVTGDEVAQESQSSVGEFLGFIDIFLGTFAVIAVIVGGFIIANTFSILVAQRVRELALLRALGASRVQVRRSVLLEAGLTALVGSTLGLVLGLGLARGLAALFGSFGLEINGAVLTLTPGTIAAAYAVGLGVTLLSAYLPARRASRVAPVAAMREESATPEQGLARRTAVGVVLLVLGAGAAAAGVVGAPGNDALWIGAGAVVWVLTAAAISPVLGRPVLLGARRVFSGLFGTTGRLAGDNALRNPRRTGATASALMIGLTLVSAVGVLAASMAASTDKLVDDQFEADFLVQSPVFGSFPVVIGDQMAQVDGVAVLARQQGVLATLGDDEEPTYIVAADDAFGDVYDLTLAEGAAQPGAGQAVVSADTAAERDLEVGSTLELGFPGAGPVEVEVAGIIDDTPVAGPVNVGFDVLEEAGVRRVDTSLSVNTEPGSSPAQVQAVQDELDAIVADLPIVAVQDKEEFADSITAQINQLLYIVYGLLALSVVIAVIGIVNTLSLSVLERTREIGLLRAVGLSRPRLRRMVTLESVTISLMGAVLGLGLGVVIGVLLQRSLREDLSELALPWASLVAFLAVSVLFGVVASILPAIRASRMNVLEAIATE